The Macaca fascicularis isolate 582-1 chromosome 12, T2T-MFA8v1.1 genome has a segment encoding these proteins:
- the MBD5 gene encoding methyl-CpG-binding domain protein 5 isoform X2: protein MNGGKECDGGDKEGGLPAIQVPVGWQRRVDQNGVLYVSPSGSLLSCLEQVKTYLLTDGTCKCGLECPLILPKVFNFDPGAAVKQRTAEDVKADEDVTKLCIHKRKIIAVATLHKSMEAPHPSLVLTSPGGGTNATPVVPSRAATPRSVRNKSHEGITNSVMPECKNPFKLMIGSSNAVGRLYVQELPGSQQQELHPVYPRQRLGSSEHGQKSPFRGSHGGLPSPASSGSQIYGDGSISPRTDPLGSPDVFTRNNPGFHGAPNSSPIHLNRTPLSPPSVMLHGSPVQSSCAMAGRTNIPLSPTLTTKSPVMKKPMCNFSTNMEIPRAMFHHKPPQGPPPPPPPSCALQKKPLTSEKDPLGILDPIPSKPVNQNPVIINPTSFHSNVHSQVPMMNVSMPPAVVPLPSNLPLPTVKPGHMNHGSHVQRVQHSASTSLSPSPVTSPVHMMGTGIGRIEASPQRSRSSSTSSDHGNFMMPPVGPQATCSGIKVPPRSPRSTIGSPRPSMPSSPSTKSDGHHQYKDIPNPLIAGISNVLNTPSSAAFPTASAGSGSVKSQPGLLGMPLNQILNQHNAASFPASSLLSAAAKAQLANQNKLAGNNSSSSSNSGAVAGSGNTEGHSTLNTMFPPTANMLLPTGEGQSGRAALRDKLMSQQKDSLRKRKQPPTTVLSLLRQSQMDSSAVPKPGPDLLRKQGQGSFPISSMSQLLQSMSCQSSHLSSNSTPGCGASNTALPCSANQLHFTDPSMNSSVLQNSLTQNIPLRGEAVHCHNANTNFVHSNSPVPNHHLAGLINQIQASGNCGMLSQSGMALGNSLHPNPPQSRISTSSTPVIPNSIVSSYNQTSSEAGGSGPSSSIAIAGTNHPAITKTTSVLQDGVIVTTAAGNPLQSQLPIGSDFPFVGQEHALHFPSNSTSNNHLPHPLNPSLLSSLPISLPVNQQHLLNQNLLNILQPSAGEGKSEINLHPLGFLDPNVNAALAFLSSDMDGQVLQPVHFQLLAALLQNQAQAAAMLPLPSFNLTISDLFQQQNTPLPSLTQMTAPPDHLPSNQSDNSRAETLLTSPLGNPLPSFAGSDTTFNPLFLPAVNGASGLMTLNPQLLGGVLNSASANTANHPEVSIATSSQATTTTTTTSSAVAALTVSTLGGTAVVSMAETLLNISNNAGNTPGSAKLNSNSVVPQLLNPLLGTGLLGDMSSINNTLNNHQLTHLQSLLNNNQMFPPNQQQQQLLQGYQNLQAFQGQPTIPCPANNNPMACLFQNFQVRMQEDAALLNKRISTQPGLTALPENPNTTLPPFQDTPCELQPRIDPSLGQQVKDGLVVGGPGDASVDAIYKAVVDAASKGMQVVITTAVNSTTQISPIPALSAMSAFTASIGDPLNLSSAVSAVIHGRNMGGVDHDGRLRNSRGVRLPKNLDHGKNANEGDGFEYFKSASCRTSKKQWDGEQSPRGERNRWKYEEFLDHPGHIHSSPCHERSNNVSTLPFLPGEQHPILLPPRNCPGDKILEENFRYNNYKRTMMSFKERLENTVERCAHINGNRPRQSRGFGELLSTAKQDLVLEEQSPSSSNSLENSLVKDYIHYNGDFNAKSINGCVPSPSDAKSISSEDDLRNPDSPSSNELIHYRPRTFNVGDLVWGQIKGLTSWPGKLVREDDVHNSCQQSPEEGKVEPEKLKTLTEGLEAYSRVRKRNRKSGKLNNHLEAAIHEAMSELDKMSGTVHQIPQGDRQMRPPKPKRRKISR, encoded by the exons ATGAATGGAGGCAAAGAGTGTGACGGAGGGGACAAGGAAGGAGGTCTTCCAGCTATACAAGTTCCTGTGGGTTGGCAGCGTCGTGTGGATCAAAATGGAGTGCTTTATGTCAG TCCCAGTGGGTCTTTGTTATCTTGCTTGGAGCAGGTTAAAACATACCTGCTTACCGATGGAACATGCAAGTGTGGCTTGGAATGTCCTCTTATTCTTCCCAAG GTGTTTAATTTTGATCCTGGAGCTGCTGTGAAACAGAGAACTGCAGAAGATGTTAAGGCAGATGAAGATGTCACAAAGCTATgcatacataaaagaaaaattattgcaGTGGCCACACTTCATAAAAGCATGGAAGCCCCACATCCTTCTCTGGTGCTCACCAGTCCTGGAGGAGGAACAA ATGCAACTCCAGTAGTACCTTCTCGGGCAGCAACTCCAAGATCAGTAAGAAATAAGTCTCATGAAGGAATTACAAATTCTGTAATGCCTGAATGTAAGAATCCTTTCAAGTTAATGATTGGATCATCAAATGCCGTGGGAAGGCTATATGTACAAGAACTGCCTGGAAGCCAACAACAAGAACTCCACCCTGTCTACCCCCGACAGAGATTGGGCAGCAGTGAACATGGACAGAAATCTCCATTCCGTGGCAGCCATGGAGGCCTGCCTAGCCCAGCGTCATCAGGTTCCCAGATATATGGAGATGGTTCAATCTCTCCAAGGACTGACCCACTTGGAAGTCCTGATGTTTTCACAAGAAATAATCCTGGTTTTCATGGAGCTCCCAATTCTAGTCCTATTCACCTGAATAGGACTCCTCTTTCTCCACCTTCAGTAATGCTACATGGTTCTCCTGTACAGTCATCCTGTGCAATGGCTGGAAGGACTAATATACCTCTTTCCCCAACCTTGACTACAAAGAGTCCAGTAATGAAAAAACCAATGTGTAATTTTTCAACTAATATGGAAATACCACGAGCAATGTTCCACCACAAACCACCCCAAGGcccacctccccctcctccaccttcttGTGCTCTTCAGAAAAAGCCATTAACATCTGAGAAAGATCCACTTGGCATTCTTGACCCTATTCCTAGTAAACCAGTGAATCAGAACCCCGTTATCATTAATCCAACCAGTTTCCATTCAAATGTCCACTCTCAGGTACCTATGATGAATGTAAGCATGCCTCCTGCTGTTGTTCCTTTGCCAAGTAATCTCCCATTGCCAACTGTAAAACCTGGCCACATGAATCATGGGAGTCATGTACAAAGAGTTCAGCATTCAGCTTCAACCTCCCTGTCCCCTTCTCCAGTGACATCCCCAGTGCACATGATGGGGACTGGAATTGGAAGGATTGAGGCATCGCCCCAAAGATCACGCTCATCTTCCACATCATCAGATCATGGAAATTTCATGATGCCACCTGTAGGACCCCAGGCCACTTGTAGTGGTATTAAGGTTCCACCCAGGTCACCAAGGTCAACAATAGGGTCCCCAAGGCCATCAATGCCATCAAGCCCTTCTACCAAGTCCGATGGACATCATCAGTACAAGGATATCCCTAACCCATTAATTGCTGGAATAAGTAATGTACTAAATACCCCAAGCAGTGCAGCTTTTCCTACTGCATCTGCCGGAAGTGGTTCTGTAAAGAGTCAGCCTGGTTTGCTGGGAATGCCTTTAAATCAGATCTTGAACCAGCACAATGCTGCCTCCTTTCCAGCAAGTAGTTTACTCTCAGCAGCAGCCAAAGCACAGCTAGCAAATCAAAACAAACTTGCTGGTAACAACAGTAGCAGCAGTAGCAATTCTGGAGCTGTTGCCGGCAGTGGCAACACTGAAGGACATAGCACTTTAAACACCATGTTCCCTCCTACTGCCAACATGCTTCTCCCAACAGGTGAAGGGCAAAGTGGTCGAGCAGCACTAAGAGATAAGCTGATGTCTCAGCAAAAAGACTCACTGCGGAAAAGAAAACAACCACCTACGACAGTGTTGAGTTTGCTCAGACAGTCTCAAATGGATAGTTCTGCAGTTCCTAAACCTGGACCTGACTTGCTAAGGAAGCAGGGTCAGGGTTCATTTCCCATCAGTTCAATGTCTCAGTTACTACAGTCTATGAGTTGTCAAAGCTCTCACTTGAGTAGCAATAGTACCCCGGGTTGTGGGGCCTCAAATACTGCTTTGCCTTGCTCTGCTAACCAGCTGCATTTTACAGATCCCAGTATGAACTCTAGTGTTCTTCAGAATTCACTGACACAGAACATACCTTTAAGAGGGGAAGCCGTGCACTGCCACAATGCAAACACTAACTTTGTTCACAGTAACAGTCCAGTCCCCAACCACCATCTTGCAGGTTTAATAAATCAGATTCAGGCTAGCGGGAACTGTGGGATGCTCAGTCAGTCGGGCATGGCTTTAGGAAATTCCTTACATCCCAATCCACCTCAGTCAAGAATTTCAACGTCCTCCACTCCAGTGATACCAAACAGCATTGTTAGCAGCTATAATCAAACAAGTTCTGAAGCAG gcGGTTCAGGACCATCATCCTCCATAGCCATAGCGGGCACCAACCACCCTGCCATCACAAAGACAACATCTGTTCTTCAAGATGGCGTCATAGTCACCACCGCAGCTGGAAACCCACTGCAGAGTCAGCTGCCCATTGGGAGTGATTTTCCTTTTGTTGGCCAGGAGCACGCACTTCATTTTCCATCCAACAGCACTTCAAACAACCATCTTCCACACCCCTTGAACCCCAGCCTCCTCAGTTCTCTACCTATCTCTTTGCCAGTGAATCAACAGCATCTCCTAAACCAGAATCTATTAAATATCCTCCAGCCTTCAGCAGGAGAAGGCAAGTCTGAGATCAACCTCCACCCTTTAGGTTTTCTCGACCCGAATGTAAACGCTGCTTTAGCTTTTCTCTCCAGTGACATGGATGGGCAGGTATTGCAGCCTGTTCACTTTCAGCTCTTAGCAGCCCTGCTTCAGAACCAAGCCCAAGCAGCTGCCATGCTTCCCCTGCCATCTTTCAATCTGACCATCTCAGATCTTTTCCAACAGCAAAATACCCCTTTACCCTCATTAACACAGATGACAGCCCCACCAGACCATTTGCCAAGCAATCAGTCAGACAACAGCCGAGCTGAGACCCTTTTAACCAGCCCCCTGGGGAACCCTTTACCAAGCTTTGCAGGCAGTGACACTACTTTTAACCCCCTGTTCCTCCCAGCTGTCAATGGGGCCTCAGGATTAATGACCTTGAATCCCCAGCTGTTGGGAGGTGTCCTGAACTCGGCATCGGCCAACACCGCTAATCATCCAGAGGTTTCCATAGCAACCTCCTCCCAGGCAACCACTACCACAACCACTACATCATCAGCAGTGGCAGCACTGACTGTCTCAACACTTGGTGGGACAGCAGTGGTGTCAATGGCAGAAACATTGCTGAATATATCTAATAATGCTGGGAATACACCTGGTTCAGCTAAACTCAACAGTAACTCTGTGGTGCCACAGCTACTTAACCCTCTACTGGGGACAGGTCTACTTG GTGATATGTCATCAATAAACAATACTTTGAATAACCATCAACTGACTCATCTACAGTCGCTGTTAAACAACAATCAGATGTTTCCTCCAAATCAGCAACAGCAGCAACTTCTCCAGGGGTACCAGAATCTCCAGGCGTTCCAAGGACAGCCCACAATTCCTTGCCCAGCTAACAATAACCCCATGGCTTGTCTGTTTCAGAACTTTCAG GTGAGAATGCAGGAAGATGCAGCTCTCCTAAACAAAAGAATAAGCACTCAGCCTGGGCTCACAGCACTTCCTGAGAATCCAAACACTACACTTCCACCTTTTCAAGATACACCTTGTGAGTTGCAACCGAGGATTGACCCATCTCTTGGTCAACAGGTGAAGGATGGCCTCGTTGTGGGTGGCCCAGGTGATGCTTCCGTAGATGCCATTTACAAAGCAGTTGTCGATGCAGCCAGCAAGGGAATGCAGGTTGTCATCACCACTGCAGTCAACAGTACAACTCAGATCAGCCCCATTCCAGCTCTGAGTGCCATGAGTGCCTTCACTGCTTCAATTGGTGACCCATTAAATCTCTCCAGTGCTGTCAGTGCGGTCATTCATGGACGGAACATGGGAGGTGTTGATCATGACGGTAGGCTGAGGAATTCAAGAGGGGTTCGGCTGCCCAAGAATCTAGACCATGGGAAAAATGCGAACGAAGGAGATGGGTTTGAATATTTCAAGTCAGCAAGTTGCCGCACATCCAAAAAACAGTGGGACGGGGAGCAAAGTCCCAGAGGGGAGCGAAACAGGTGGAAGTACGAGGAATTTTTAGATCATCCAGGCCATATCCACAGTAGTCCTTGTCATGAAAGGTCCAATAATGTCTCTACACTGCCATTTCTGCCTGGGGAACAGCACCCAATACTGTTACCACCAAGAAACTGTCCAGGGGATAAAATTCTAGAGGAAAATTTCAGGTATAATAACTACAAAAGAACTATGATGAGTTTTAAGGAGAGACTAGAGAACACTGTGGAAAGATGTGCACACATTAATGGGAATAGACCTCGACAGAGTCGGGGATTTGGAGAGCTGCTAAGCACTGCAAAGCAAGACCTGGTCCTAGAGGAGCAGTCTCCAAGTTCCTCAAATAGTTTGGAAAATTCTCTGGTCAAAGACTACATCCATTACAATGGAGACTTTAATGCCAAAAGCATTAATGGGTGTGTGCCTAGCCCTTCAGATGCTAAAAGCATTAGTAGTGAAGATGACCTAAGGAATCCAGACTCCCCCTCTTCAAATGAATTGATACATTATAGACCAAGGACGTTCAATGTTGGCGACTTGGTCTGGGGCCAAATCAAAGGACTGACTTCCTGGCCTGGAAAATTAGTAAGAGAAGACGACGTTCACAATTCATGTCAACAAAGCCCAGAGGAAGGGAAG
- the MBD5 gene encoding methyl-CpG-binding domain protein 5 isoform X5: MNGGKECDGGDKEGGLPAIQVPVGWQRRVDQNGVLYVSPSGSLLSCLEQVKTYLLTDGTCKCGLECPLILPKVFNFDPGAAVKQRTAEDVKADEDVTKLCIHKRKIIAVATLHKSMEAPHPSLVLTSPGGGTNATPVVPSRAATPRSVRNKSHEGITNSVMPECKNPFKLMIGSSNAVGRLYVQELPGSQQQELHPVYPRQRLGSSEHGQKSPFRGSHGGLPSPASSGSQIYGDGSISPRTDPLGSPDVFTRNNPGFHGAPNSSPIHLNRTPLSPPSVMLHGSPVQSSCAMAGRTNIPLSPTLTTKSPVMKKPMCNFSTNMEIPRAMFHHKPPQGPPPPPPPSCALQKKPLTSEKDPLGILDPIPSKPVNQNPVIINPTSFHSNVHSQVPMMNVSMPPAVVPLPSNLPLPTVKPGHMNHGSHVQRVQHSASTSLSPSPVTSPVHMMGTGIGRIEASPQRSRSSSTSSDHGNFMMPPVGPQATCSGIKVPPRSPRSTIGSPRPSMPSSPSTKSDGHHQYKDIPNPLIAGISNVLNTPSSAAFPTASAGSGSVKSQPGLLGMPLNQILNQHNAASFPASSLLSAAAKAQLANQNKLAGNNSSSSSNSGAVAGSGNTEGHSTLNTMFPPTANMLLPTGEGQSGRAALRDKLMSQQKDSLRKRKQPPTTVLSLLRQSQMDSSAVPKPGPDLLRKQGQGSFPISSMSQLLQSMSCQSSHLSSNSTPGCGASNTALPCSANQLHFTDPSMNSSVLQNSLTQNIPLRGEAVHCHNANTNFVHSNSPVPNHHLAGLINQIQASGNCGMLSQSGMALGNSLHPNPPQSRISTSSTPVIPNSIVSSYNQTSSEAGGSGPSSSIAIAGTNHPAITKTTSVLQDGVIVTTAAGNPLQSQLPIGSDFPFVGQEHALHFPSNSTSNNHLPHPLNPSLLSSLPISLPVNQQHLLNQNLLNILQPSAGEGDMSSINNTLNNHQLTHLQSLLNNNQMFPPNQQQQQLLQGYQNLQAFQGQPTIPCPANNNPMACLFQNFQVRMQEDAALLNKRISTQPGLTALPENPNTTLPPFQDTPCELQPRIDPSLGQQVKDGLVVGGPGDASVDAIYKAVVDAASKGMQVVITTAVNSTTQISPIPALSAMSAFTASIGDPLNLSSAVSAVIHGRNMGGVDHDGRLRNSRGVRLPKNLDHGKNANEGDGFEYFKSASCRTSKKQWDGEQSPRGERNRWKYEEFLDHPGHIHSSPCHERSNNVSTLPFLPGEQHPILLPPRNCPGDKILEENFRYNNYKRTMMSFKERLENTVERCAHINGNRPRQSRGFGELLSTAKQDLVLEEQSPSSSNSLENSLVKDYIHYNGDFNAKSINGCVPSPSDAKSISSEDDLRNPDSPSSNELIHYRPRTFNVGDLVWGQIKGLTSWPGKLVREDDVHNSCQQSPEEGKVWVMWFGLHTFTQVEPEKLKTLTEGLEAYSRVRKRNRKSGKLNNHLEAAIHEAMSELDKMSGTVHQIPQGDRQMRPPKPKRRKISR; this comes from the exons ATGAATGGAGGCAAAGAGTGTGACGGAGGGGACAAGGAAGGAGGTCTTCCAGCTATACAAGTTCCTGTGGGTTGGCAGCGTCGTGTGGATCAAAATGGAGTGCTTTATGTCAG TCCCAGTGGGTCTTTGTTATCTTGCTTGGAGCAGGTTAAAACATACCTGCTTACCGATGGAACATGCAAGTGTGGCTTGGAATGTCCTCTTATTCTTCCCAAG GTGTTTAATTTTGATCCTGGAGCTGCTGTGAAACAGAGAACTGCAGAAGATGTTAAGGCAGATGAAGATGTCACAAAGCTATgcatacataaaagaaaaattattgcaGTGGCCACACTTCATAAAAGCATGGAAGCCCCACATCCTTCTCTGGTGCTCACCAGTCCTGGAGGAGGAACAA ATGCAACTCCAGTAGTACCTTCTCGGGCAGCAACTCCAAGATCAGTAAGAAATAAGTCTCATGAAGGAATTACAAATTCTGTAATGCCTGAATGTAAGAATCCTTTCAAGTTAATGATTGGATCATCAAATGCCGTGGGAAGGCTATATGTACAAGAACTGCCTGGAAGCCAACAACAAGAACTCCACCCTGTCTACCCCCGACAGAGATTGGGCAGCAGTGAACATGGACAGAAATCTCCATTCCGTGGCAGCCATGGAGGCCTGCCTAGCCCAGCGTCATCAGGTTCCCAGATATATGGAGATGGTTCAATCTCTCCAAGGACTGACCCACTTGGAAGTCCTGATGTTTTCACAAGAAATAATCCTGGTTTTCATGGAGCTCCCAATTCTAGTCCTATTCACCTGAATAGGACTCCTCTTTCTCCACCTTCAGTAATGCTACATGGTTCTCCTGTACAGTCATCCTGTGCAATGGCTGGAAGGACTAATATACCTCTTTCCCCAACCTTGACTACAAAGAGTCCAGTAATGAAAAAACCAATGTGTAATTTTTCAACTAATATGGAAATACCACGAGCAATGTTCCACCACAAACCACCCCAAGGcccacctccccctcctccaccttcttGTGCTCTTCAGAAAAAGCCATTAACATCTGAGAAAGATCCACTTGGCATTCTTGACCCTATTCCTAGTAAACCAGTGAATCAGAACCCCGTTATCATTAATCCAACCAGTTTCCATTCAAATGTCCACTCTCAGGTACCTATGATGAATGTAAGCATGCCTCCTGCTGTTGTTCCTTTGCCAAGTAATCTCCCATTGCCAACTGTAAAACCTGGCCACATGAATCATGGGAGTCATGTACAAAGAGTTCAGCATTCAGCTTCAACCTCCCTGTCCCCTTCTCCAGTGACATCCCCAGTGCACATGATGGGGACTGGAATTGGAAGGATTGAGGCATCGCCCCAAAGATCACGCTCATCTTCCACATCATCAGATCATGGAAATTTCATGATGCCACCTGTAGGACCCCAGGCCACTTGTAGTGGTATTAAGGTTCCACCCAGGTCACCAAGGTCAACAATAGGGTCCCCAAGGCCATCAATGCCATCAAGCCCTTCTACCAAGTCCGATGGACATCATCAGTACAAGGATATCCCTAACCCATTAATTGCTGGAATAAGTAATGTACTAAATACCCCAAGCAGTGCAGCTTTTCCTACTGCATCTGCCGGAAGTGGTTCTGTAAAGAGTCAGCCTGGTTTGCTGGGAATGCCTTTAAATCAGATCTTGAACCAGCACAATGCTGCCTCCTTTCCAGCAAGTAGTTTACTCTCAGCAGCAGCCAAAGCACAGCTAGCAAATCAAAACAAACTTGCTGGTAACAACAGTAGCAGCAGTAGCAATTCTGGAGCTGTTGCCGGCAGTGGCAACACTGAAGGACATAGCACTTTAAACACCATGTTCCCTCCTACTGCCAACATGCTTCTCCCAACAGGTGAAGGGCAAAGTGGTCGAGCAGCACTAAGAGATAAGCTGATGTCTCAGCAAAAAGACTCACTGCGGAAAAGAAAACAACCACCTACGACAGTGTTGAGTTTGCTCAGACAGTCTCAAATGGATAGTTCTGCAGTTCCTAAACCTGGACCTGACTTGCTAAGGAAGCAGGGTCAGGGTTCATTTCCCATCAGTTCAATGTCTCAGTTACTACAGTCTATGAGTTGTCAAAGCTCTCACTTGAGTAGCAATAGTACCCCGGGTTGTGGGGCCTCAAATACTGCTTTGCCTTGCTCTGCTAACCAGCTGCATTTTACAGATCCCAGTATGAACTCTAGTGTTCTTCAGAATTCACTGACACAGAACATACCTTTAAGAGGGGAAGCCGTGCACTGCCACAATGCAAACACTAACTTTGTTCACAGTAACAGTCCAGTCCCCAACCACCATCTTGCAGGTTTAATAAATCAGATTCAGGCTAGCGGGAACTGTGGGATGCTCAGTCAGTCGGGCATGGCTTTAGGAAATTCCTTACATCCCAATCCACCTCAGTCAAGAATTTCAACGTCCTCCACTCCAGTGATACCAAACAGCATTGTTAGCAGCTATAATCAAACAAGTTCTGAAGCAG gcGGTTCAGGACCATCATCCTCCATAGCCATAGCGGGCACCAACCACCCTGCCATCACAAAGACAACATCTGTTCTTCAAGATGGCGTCATAGTCACCACCGCAGCTGGAAACCCACTGCAGAGTCAGCTGCCCATTGGGAGTGATTTTCCTTTTGTTGGCCAGGAGCACGCACTTCATTTTCCATCCAACAGCACTTCAAACAACCATCTTCCACACCCCTTGAACCCCAGCCTCCTCAGTTCTCTACCTATCTCTTTGCCAGTGAATCAACAGCATCTCCTAAACCAGAATCTATTAAATATCCTCCAGCCTTCAGCAGGAGAAG GTGATATGTCATCAATAAACAATACTTTGAATAACCATCAACTGACTCATCTACAGTCGCTGTTAAACAACAATCAGATGTTTCCTCCAAATCAGCAACAGCAGCAACTTCTCCAGGGGTACCAGAATCTCCAGGCGTTCCAAGGACAGCCCACAATTCCTTGCCCAGCTAACAATAACCCCATGGCTTGTCTGTTTCAGAACTTTCAG GTGAGAATGCAGGAAGATGCAGCTCTCCTAAACAAAAGAATAAGCACTCAGCCTGGGCTCACAGCACTTCCTGAGAATCCAAACACTACACTTCCACCTTTTCAAGATACACCTTGTGAGTTGCAACCGAGGATTGACCCATCTCTTGGTCAACAGGTGAAGGATGGCCTCGTTGTGGGTGGCCCAGGTGATGCTTCCGTAGATGCCATTTACAAAGCAGTTGTCGATGCAGCCAGCAAGGGAATGCAGGTTGTCATCACCACTGCAGTCAACAGTACAACTCAGATCAGCCCCATTCCAGCTCTGAGTGCCATGAGTGCCTTCACTGCTTCAATTGGTGACCCATTAAATCTCTCCAGTGCTGTCAGTGCGGTCATTCATGGACGGAACATGGGAGGTGTTGATCATGACGGTAGGCTGAGGAATTCAAGAGGGGTTCGGCTGCCCAAGAATCTAGACCATGGGAAAAATGCGAACGAAGGAGATGGGTTTGAATATTTCAAGTCAGCAAGTTGCCGCACATCCAAAAAACAGTGGGACGGGGAGCAAAGTCCCAGAGGGGAGCGAAACAGGTGGAAGTACGAGGAATTTTTAGATCATCCAGGCCATATCCACAGTAGTCCTTGTCATGAAAGGTCCAATAATGTCTCTACACTGCCATTTCTGCCTGGGGAACAGCACCCAATACTGTTACCACCAAGAAACTGTCCAGGGGATAAAATTCTAGAGGAAAATTTCAGGTATAATAACTACAAAAGAACTATGATGAGTTTTAAGGAGAGACTAGAGAACACTGTGGAAAGATGTGCACACATTAATGGGAATAGACCTCGACAGAGTCGGGGATTTGGAGAGCTGCTAAGCACTGCAAAGCAAGACCTGGTCCTAGAGGAGCAGTCTCCAAGTTCCTCAAATAGTTTGGAAAATTCTCTGGTCAAAGACTACATCCATTACAATGGAGACTTTAATGCCAAAAGCATTAATGGGTGTGTGCCTAGCCCTTCAGATGCTAAAAGCATTAGTAGTGAAGATGACCTAAGGAATCCAGACTCCCCCTCTTCAAATGAATTGATACATTATAGACCAAGGACGTTCAATGTTGGCGACTTGGTCTGGGGCCAAATCAAAGGACTGACTTCCTGGCCTGGAAAATTAGTAAGAGAAGACGACGTTCACAATTCATGTCAACAAAGCCCAGAGGAAGGGAAG